A portion of the Toxotes jaculatrix isolate fToxJac2 chromosome 16, fToxJac2.pri, whole genome shotgun sequence genome contains these proteins:
- the LOC121195859 gene encoding golgin subfamily A member 6-like protein 22 gives MLSKKGEQRSFSNGPLRDQWEKRAQSIADQCKQEAEWKEKSSVKIHYSKWNYHWSLVSNGDFSRLTRKTDDEDKNKPKIKFKIVPPPPKSKPEPPSPPPPPRRTASPKPRRPKRKVEVDVFQLCWRESWMSLKPPKYLYLKAKELKTRIPGFTTIELTNNRKYKPKAYKSEAELTSPNNKWSHSWKQVKSPAQLELSEGEKFQWEVLFERELYCKVGMEAFSLPVWAGTWKIMNFPFRQQKQHWDRIWPDYPQNFSDKFDELQQLEEQEEPSGWEESWKLSGAELEPQDTTDDETVTETSWSTDATAMTRINDVFVPGWSNSWLLSAAPPQEDEERRKSWSSCWGYRQQIRWRTASLESHHRHSDMMTRRRKTTNLLLTSQLDDEIADSSEWTEAWRTPKGRSQQEEDELEEEEEEEEEEVEETMDDAEEEEDEDKNNELNVKVDEEEKDEGVDEEEEEEEEEEEEEKDVDENEEYKEADKDEMNEEVHEEKEDKDIKKENEEDEEDEEDEGVEEEEEGEDEEEGEDEEEEEEDEEDEEEEEEEKEVNKEEKDKNKEVNKEEKDKNVQKDKEEEEEEEEEEEEEEEEEEEKEVKEEKDRNEEEEEEEEEEEEEEEEEEEEDEEKEVNKEEKDRNVHKDKEEEEEEEEEEEEEEEEDEEVNKKDRHNEVHKDEEKRDIDEEEDVEEEKDVPEEERDNQAHSEEDKHLNKNSEEDEEDEKEDREIKGEDTEEAQEEEKIANENKEEEEEEEDEEEGDDEEADEKDKDEEQDKVKEEKDKGEDEELKEEDEENEKKEKDAEEEEDEEDEDDDDDDEEVDEKEDKADKEVKKEEDEKDEDEDNADEEKEEEEEEEEEEEEEEEEKEDEVDRDQDKEQREKEDQVHKKEEDENEEEEETDDDVTANTEEDDDHETVDEKEDDKTAEEVKEEKKLCRRVKRKPDVPLHLQFHKLNSSFSSWKQSWMVAMAHRGGDENKEEEEEEEEGEENEEWWAWKESWRICRWKRPDEDEVVCFSTENRSQRHVGLMHEEDGMPKSEWTLSWKMTKTAAKEKDSEEEEEEQEEEEEEEES, from the exons aTGTTGTCCAAAAAGGGGGAGCAGAGGTCGTTCAGCAACGGGCCGCTGAGAGACCAATGGGAGAAGAGGGCTCAGAGCATCGCTGACCAGTGCAAACAAGAGGCtgaatggaaagaaaagagcTCTGTCAAAAT ACATTACTCAAAGTGGAATTATCACTGGTCACTTGTTTCCAACGGAGACTTCAGTAGGCTCACCAGAAAGACAGATGACGAGGACAAAAACAAGCcgaaaattaaattcaaaatcgtccctcctcctcccaagTCCAAACCCGAGCCCCCTTCGCCTCCGCCCCCACCCAGGAGGACAGCTTCTCCCAAACCACGGAGGCCGAAACGCAAAGTCGAGGTGGACGTGTTCCAGCTCTGTTGGAGAGAGTCCTGGATGAGCCTGAAGCCTCCAAAGTATCTTTACCTGAAGGCCAAGGAGCTCAAAACCAGAATCCCAGGTTTCACAACCATAGAACTGACCAACAACAGGAAGTACAAACCAAAGGCGTACAAGTCAGAGGCTGAATTGACGTCTCCTAACAATAAATGGAGTCACTCCTGGAAACAG GTGAAGAGTCCAGCCCAGTTGGAGCTCTCAGAGGGGGAAAAATTCCAGTGGGAGGTTTTGTTTGAAAGAGAATTATATTGCAAAGTTGGCATGGAAGcgttttctcttcctgtctgggCCGGTACGTGGAAGATTATGAACTTCCCCTTCAGacagcagaaacagcactggGATCGTATCTGGCCTGATTACCCACAAAACTTCAGCGACAAGTTTGATGAATTACAGCAACTAGAGGAGCAG GAGGAGCCTTCAGGCTGGGAGGAGTCATGGAAACTGTCTGGGGCAGAACTTGAACCACAAGACACCACAGATGACGAGACAGTAACTGAAACCTCCTGGAGCACCGACGCCACAGCGATGACGAGGATAAACGATGTGTTTGTGCCCGGGTGGAGCAACTCCTggctgctctctgcagctcctccacagGAGGACGAAGAACGTCGGAAGAGCTGGAGCTCCTGCTGGGGATACAGGCAGCAGATCAG GTGGCGCACGGCTTCGCTGGAGTCCCATCATCGACACAGCGACATGATGACGAGGAGACGTAAAACCACAAACCTCCTCCTCACATCACAGCTGGACGATGAGATCGCAGACAGCTCAGAGTGGACGGAGGCCTGGAGGACTCCTAAAGGACGGAGCCAACAAGAGGAGGATgaactggaggaggaagaagaagaggaggaggaggaggtggaggagacaATGGatgatgcagaggaggaggaggatgaagacaaGAACAATGAGTTAAACGTAAAAgtagatgaggaggagaaggatgaaggagtagatgaggaggaggaggaggaggaggaagaggaagaggaggagaaggatgtTGATGAAAATGAGGAGTACAAAGAAGCAGACAAGGATGAGATGAATGAAGAAGTACATGAGGAGAAGGaagacaaagacattaaaaaggaaaatgaggaggatgaagaagatgaagaggatgaaggagtagaagaagaggaggaaggagaggatgaagag gaaggggaagatgaggaagaagaggaggaggacgaggaggatgaagaagaa gaggaggaggagaaagaagttaacaaggaggagaaggacaaaaAT aaagaagttaacaaggaggagaaggacaaaaatgtacaaaaagataaggaggaagaggaggaggaagaggaagaagaggaggaggaagaggaagaggaggaggagaaagaagttaaggaggagaaggacagaaat gaagaagaagaggaggaagaggaagaggaggaggaggaggaagaggaggaggaagaggaggatgaggagaaagaagttaacaaggaggagaaggacagaaatGTACATAAGgataaggaggaagaggaggaggaagaggaagaagaggaggaagaggaggaggaagatgaagaagtaAACAAGAAGGATAGGCACAATGAAGTGCATAAAGATGAGGAGAAGAGGGATatagatgaggaggaagatgtagaggaagagaaggacgtccctgaggaggagagggacaaCCAAGCACACAGTGAGGAGGACAAACAcctaaacaaaaacagtgaggaggatgaagaagatgagaaagaagacagagaaatcaagggggaggacactgaagaagcacaggaggaggaaaaaatagcaaatgaaaacaaagaggaggaggaggaggaagaagatgaagaggagggtgaTGATGAAGAAGCAGATGAGAAGGACAAAGATGAAGAACAAGACAAagtaaaagaggagaaagataaGGGGGAGGATGAAGAACtcaaagaggaggatgaggaaaatgagaaaaaggagaaagatgcagaagaagaggaggatgaagaggatgaggatgatgatgatgatgatgaagaagtaGATGAGAAGGAGGACAAAGCAGACAAGGAGGTGaaaaaggaagaggatgaaaaagATGAAGACGAGGATAATGCTgatgaggaaaaggaggaagaagaggaagaggaggaagaagaggaggaggaagaagaggagaaggaggatgaAGTGGACAGAGACCaggacaaagaacaaagagaaaaagaggatcAAGTACACAAAAAAGAGGAGGACGaaaacgaggaggaggaggagactgatgatgatgtgacCGCCAACACAGAGGAGGACGACGACCACGAGACGGTGGACGAGAAGGAGGACGACAAAACAGCGGAAGAAgtaaaggaggagaagaagttGTGTAGACGAGTCAAACGTAAACCAGATGTCCCGCTGCATCTGCAGTTCCATAAACTGaactcctccttctcctcctggaAGCAGTCGTGGATGGTGGCGATGGCTCACAGAGGgggagatgaaaacaaagaggaggaagaggaggaggaggagggggaggaaaatGAGGAGTGGTGGGCTTGGAAGGAGTCGTGGAGGATTTGTCGCTGGAAGAGGCCGGACGAGGACGAGGTGGTGTGTTTCTCCACTGAGAACCGGAGCCAGAGACACGTGGGACTGATGCACGAAGAAGACGGGATGCCGAAGAGTGAATGGACTCTCAGCTGGAAGATGACCAAGACTGCAGCAAAGGAAAAAgacagtgaagaggaagaggaggagcaggaggaagaagaagaagaagaagagagttgA
- the LOC121195571 gene encoding uncharacterized protein LOC121195571, protein MSSEKSPEVVGCDASIMKNVWEIRVREYRQKLQLEQERIEKSALPSINQDWANRLVPKLGNYKRVERKTKTAETDINDVWKSKQPQVPPALPRGAGSGPFGRPGGQSRGFTTQAPNYKDKKGQDKNFKRLQSLMFITQTQPSAMVWGKSWKYNKCLPSPAEGTARSDWGQCWMFATQQPYSEAGKPWPNGPNMMDPNSLHLWKKPDCRVMESKELELSLPTEEWQMSWRKSDKNSKKEHTSSVNGENVHRSGYFNLLLETQHLKEALCSSEWNESWRSTKPASQQEDFSVQNDGLVNESVANKLNENNEMRREECWRIINHLGCNKSQLPQVQKSHSPKWANSWRAATVVFNNHKNSDPSLRHNHSDTYDGCIELRKSHLQKGTLLSHERKHSDLQFYNEFQALPEWSESWQVTKNNSKPCEEIEKVLKTSPPRVETVVEAQKVEENPKGHYSKSEKADPYYEQLKHNVIYCPRRELTQSKLHLLKHVENVLFPSEWTDSWKTLKHRMRMERRRMRSDPFRESEKGEWKDSWKVTCQPLHQEPELWQQSWSTTAQSRVDRSRDQNHFAPVEVHKNGPTVKWMWGESWRFLRHPYRSEHRQDDAKASQGSSSVDFHHPDDSQAQRRYARSVSDWQVAWMVSESQLHHDKPSLTQWRESWKWSVFHTEHSTEQVPRENGMGDMKTKIAKAKMNWSFDNQMFRERYPEEQWSTSWRAGSLINHQLSHYGSSGVPGKNISSAPQQQHTIASEHGSKWGRSFRLANPMPHVEQPWVESSPNLCHYTVMWLRVKNIQSKITNFSNNPAIFRLWGNSHQFLQEPSAQIKGRIKSKELVDPRVIIAKNTKTRRHLFFNTEKEKQSERKWAGCHLLGKTQPRPKKGSASVRKIKVDDETKEKFLEEWAESWRFLVHPGSLKKQIPMKSLSGWTESWKFLLPL, encoded by the exons atgtccAGTGAGAAGAGCCCTGAGGTGGTGGGCTGCGACGCCTCCATCATGAAGAACGTCTGGGAGATCAGAGTGCGAGAGTACagacagaagctgcagctggagcaggaaCGAATAGAGAAGAGCGCTCTGCCCTC TATTAACCAGGACTGGGCAAATCGTTTGGTTCCCAAACTGGGAAACTACAAAAGAGTGGAAAGGAAAACCAAAACCGCTGAGACAGACATCAACGATGTCTGGAAGAGCAAACAACCTCAGGTTCCTCCTGCTCTTCCCCGTGGTGCAGGTTCAGGTCCATTCGGCAGACCAGGAGGCCAGAGCAGAGGCTTCACCACTCAAGCACCTAACTACAAGGACAAAAAGGGGCAGGACAAGAATTTCAAGAGGTTACAGTCACTTATGTTCATCACCCAAACACAACCCTCTGCTATGGTATGGGGAAAGTCATGGAAATACAACAAATGTTTGCCatcaccagcagagggcacaGCTAGATCAGACTGGGGCCAGTGCTGGATGTTTGCTACCCAGCAGCCTTACTCTGAAGCAGGCAAGCCTTGGCCAAACGGGCCCAACATGATGGACCCTAACAGTCTTCATCTTTGGAAGAAACCTGACTGCAGGGTGATGGAGTCAAAAGAGCTAGAATTAAGTCTTCCCACTGAGGAGTGGCAGATGTCCTGgagaaaatctgacaaaaacagtAAGAAGGAGCATACATCTTCTGTAAATGGAGAGAATGTGCACAGATCTGGATACTTCAACTTGTTGCTGGAGACTCAGCACCTCAAAGAAGCCTTGTGCTCATCAGAGTGGAATGAGTCATGGAGATCAACCAAGCCAGCAAGTCAACAGGAAGATTTTAGTGTTCAAAATGATGGTTTAGTGAACGAGTCTGTTGCTAACAAGCTAAATGAGAATAATGAGATGAGGAGGGAAGAATGTTGGAGGATTATAAATCATCTTGGATGCAACAAATCCCAGTTGCCTCAAGTTCAAAAATCTCACAGTCCAAAGTGGGCTAATTCATGGAGAGCAGCAACAGTAGTCTTCAACAACCACAAGAATTCTGATCCCTCTCTGAGGCACAATCACAGTGATACCTATGATGGTTGCATCGAGCTAAGAAAGTCACATCTCCAGAAAGGCACCCTTTTGTCTCATGAGAGGAAGCACAGTGACCTGCAGTTCTACAATGAATTTCAGGCTCTCCCTGAGTGGAGTGAGTCATGGCAGGTGACCAAAAACAATTCAAAACCATGTGAAGAAATAGAGAAAGTCCTAAAGACCTCACCTCCAAGGGTGGAGACTGTTGTGGAGGCTcagaaggtggaggagaacCCAAAGGGGCATTATTCAAAATCAGAGAAAGCAGACCCGTACTATGAGCAGCTGAAACATAATGTAATATATTGTCCAAGGAGAGAACTTACCCAGTCTAAGCTGCATCTTCTGAAACATGTGGAAAATGTATTGTTTCCCTCAGAATGGACTGACTCCTGgaagacactgaaacacagaatgaggatggagagaagaagaatgaggTCTGACCCtttcagagagtcagagaaggGGGAGTGGAAAGATTCATGGAAAGTCACCTGTCAGCCTCTTCATCAGGAGCCTGAACTCTGGCAGCAGAGTTGGTCCACCACAGCCCAAAGCCGAGTAGATAGGTCAAGGGACCAGAACCATTTTGCGCCTGTGGAAGTCCATAAGAATGGACCAACTGTGAAGTGGATGTGGGGAGAATCATGGAGGTTCTTACGGCACCCATACCGTTCCGAACATAGGCAGGACGATGCAAAAGCCAGCCAAGGAAGCTCAAGTGTGGATTTCCACCATCCTGATGATTCACAGGCACAGAGGAGGTATGCTAGGTCAGTTTCTGACTGGCAGGTAGCCTGGATGGTCTCAGAAAGTCAGTTACACCATGATAAACCTTCCCTAACCCAGTGGAGGGAATCGTGGAAATGGTCTGTATTCCACACAGAGCACTCAACTGAGCAGGTGCCTCGAGAGAATGGGATGGGTgacatgaaaaccaaaataGCCAAAGCTAAAATGAACTGGTCTTTTGACAACCAGATGTTCAGGGAAAGATACCCTGAGGAACAGTGGAGCACCTCATGGAGAGCTGGGTCACTTATCAACCATCAACTGAGTCATTATGGATCTTCAGGAGTACCTGGGAAAAACATAAGCAGCGCTCCTCAGCAGCAACATACCATTGCCAGTGAGCATGGGTCTAAATGGGGCAGGTCATTCAGACTTGCCAACCCCATGCCCCATGTGGAACAACCCTGGGTGGAGTCCTCTCCTAACCTGTGTCACTATACAGTTATGTGGTTAAGAGTAAAGAACATACAAAGTAAAATCACCAACTTTAGCAACAACCCTGCAATCTTCAGGCTTTGGGGAAACTCTCATCAGTTCCTACAGGAGCCCAGTGCACAGATCAAAGGCAGAATTAAGTCTAAGGAGCTTGTTGACCCCAGGGTGATTATAGCAAAGAACACCAAAACAAGAAGGCACTTGTTCTTCAACactgaaaaggagaaacaatCAGAGAGGAAGTGGGCAGGATGCCACCTTTTGGGTAAAACCCAACCACGTCCCAAGAAAGGCTCTGCTTCAGTAAGGAAGATTAAGGTGGATGATGAAACCAAAGAGAAGTTCTTGGAAGAGTGGGCAGAGTCTTGGAGGTTCTTGGTCCACCCTGGTAGTCTGAAGAAGCAGATCCCTATGAAGTCCCTCTCAGGCTGGACTGAGTCATGGAAGTTTCTGCTCCCACTGTGA